A single window of Salvia splendens isolate huo1 chromosome 6, SspV2, whole genome shotgun sequence DNA harbors:
- the LOC121808951 gene encoding uncharacterized protein LOC121808951 → MSGPSHEGEGESSGAEQAKGSEKGKAKVGGESSEESRKEETEKVKPYPYCGMVTRKRDATIDVASMFKDVEMKVPLLTALKMPPISKFIKDYLAGKVNEEGRMIADENISVVIQWSDLPSKKTDPGMFTLPISIGDIQVEHAMCDLWASINVLPYTLYEKLGAAKLIDTDIMIQLADRSCIHPEGILEDVIVKVNNFLYPADFFVIKMTEPAARESSGILLGWPFLSTASTILDVRNGTISLDFNEEHFTFNIDEAMKRQADNENIYSVDVTEPLVQEFLEEEFLKRQFTDSVVDEEVEKEV, encoded by the coding sequence ATGTCTGGGCCGAGCcatgaaggagaaggagaatccaGTGGAGCAGAGCAAGCAAAAGGGAGTGAAAAGGGCAAGGCAAAAGTGGGAGGTGAATCCTCAGAGGAAAGTCGGAAAGAGGAAACTGAGAAAGTTAAGCCATATCCGTACTGTGGAATGGTGACAAGAAAGAGGGATGCCACAATCGATGTGGCAAGTATGTTCAAGGACGTGGAGATGAAGGTGCCACTCTTGACAGCGTTAAAGATGCCCCCGATCAGCAAATTTATTAAAGACTACCTGGCAGGGAAGGTCAATGAGGAAGGTAGAATGATTGCAGATGAGAATATCTCTGTCGTGATCCAGTGGAGTGATCTTCCTTCAAAAAAGACCGACCCAGGGATGTTCACTCTCCCGATTTCAATCGGAGATATTCAAGTAGAGCACGCGATGTGCGATCTCTGGGCATCCATCAATGTGCTGCCATATACTCTGTATGAGAAGCTGGGAGCGGCCAAGCTCATTGACACTGACATAATGATCCAGTTGGCCGACAGATCGTGTATTCACCCTGAAGGAATTCTGGAAGACGTTATCGTGAAGGTGAATAACTTTCTGTACCCAGCCGATTTTTTCGTAATCAAGATGACGGAGCCAGCAGCAAGGGAGTCGAGTGGAATTCTACTGGGATGGCCATTCCTGTCTACGGCCAGCACCATTTTAGACGTCCGTAATGGGACGATAAGCTTGGACTTCAATGAAGAACATTTCACGTTCAATATAGATGAAGCTATGAAAAGGCAAGCCGACAACGAGAACATATACTCGGTAGATGTGACGGAACCCTTAGTACAAGAATTTTTGGAGGAAGAATTCCTGAAGAGGCAGTTCACTGACTCCGTTGTAGATGAGGAGGTCGAGAAAGAAGTATAA